A stretch of the Clostridium fungisolvens genome encodes the following:
- a CDS encoding tRNA 2-thiocytidine biosynthesis TtcA family protein, whose translation MSGIAGNGCEIVVPFNERKSLDEIERSLRKTYKKNIWSKFVRAIKDFEMIKEGDKIAVAISGGKDSMLMAKLFQELKRHGQMNFELEFIVMDPGYHPQIKELLISNCEHLNIPITIFESGIFDIVDKIAQDYPCYMCAKMRRGALYNRAKQLGCNKLALGHHYNDVIETTMLNILYGASFKTMLPKLKSDNFEGMELIRPMYYVEETYIKRFTQNAGIWPLNCACMVAAKKVGNKRYEIKEMIENLKKDFKDVEKSIFNAAKNVNMNSIIGWEKDGVKHSYLEEYDDSSIGENLVANEDDEV comes from the coding sequence ATGAGCGGTATAGCTGGAAATGGATGCGAGATAGTTGTTCCATTTAATGAACGAAAGTCACTTGATGAGATAGAAAGAAGTCTTAGAAAGACTTATAAGAAAAATATATGGTCAAAATTTGTAAGAGCAATTAAAGATTTTGAGATGATAAAAGAGGGAGATAAAATAGCTGTAGCAATATCTGGTGGTAAAGATTCTATGCTTATGGCTAAGCTATTTCAAGAACTTAAAAGACACGGACAGATGAATTTTGAACTAGAGTTTATCGTTATGGATCCAGGTTATCATCCGCAAATTAAAGAGCTACTTATAAGTAACTGTGAGCATCTTAATATACCTATAACAATTTTTGAGTCAGGTATATTTGATATAGTAGACAAGATAGCACAGGATTATCCATGCTATATGTGTGCGAAAATGAGAAGAGGAGCACTTTATAATAGAGCAAAGCAATTAGGTTGCAATAAACTTGCCTTAGGGCATCATTACAATGATGTTATTGAAACTACAATGTTAAATATACTTTATGGAGCTAGTTTTAAGACAATGCTTCCAAAATTGAAGTCTGATAACTTTGAAGGTATGGAGCTTATAAGACCGATGTATTACGTGGAAGAAACATATATAAAGAGATTCACTCAGAATGCTGGAATATGGCCACTTAATTGTGCTTGTATGGTTGCTGCAAAGAAGGTCGGAAACAAGAGATATGAAATAAAAGAAATGATAGAGAACTTGAAAAAGGACTTCAAAGATGTAGAAAAGTCTATATTTAACGCAGCTAAGAATGTAAACATGAATTCAATAATCGGATGGGAAAAAGATGGTGTAAAGCATTCATATTTAGAGGAGTATGATGATAGTAGCATTGGAGAGAACTTAGTGGCTAATGAAGATGATGAAGTTTAA
- a CDS encoding spore germination protein: MENRVVATQLDNNKNFIKGKLGGSGDVMYREFTIPMFGDKNALAVYIDGLVGAKEIDDILLRPLMSRKNESINPQDNNALDQLISKGVISKSVTTSKDFEKLLDSLLAGDTIVFIDTIDQGMIISTRGFQMRSLAEPSNEASIRGAKDSFIESIRANTALIRRRIRDYDLRFDSLKVGERTKTDIALAYIDSIVNKDVLKELNDRLNRIDIDAVLDSAYIEEMIEDSPFSLFPQIEVTERPDKACASILEGKIIVIVDNSPFVLILPVVFWQFFQASDDYYERFQIATFLRWLRVGALVMSMTLSSIYVMLVSFHQEMLPTPLALNIASSREGVPFPAILEAMFMEVMFEIMREAGLRMPKPIGQAVGIVGALVIGEAAVNAGLVGPLLVIMVAGSAISSFAIPAYSASYSLRLTRFFILICTGIFGILGFLGSGIFITLHLLSLRSFGVQFLGTLDPVLSRGRRDTLFKAPLWAMKKRSSIYGSQEAYRQSKKGNKPEKPKK; encoded by the coding sequence ATGGAAAATAGAGTGGTAGCAACTCAATTAGATAATAATAAAAACTTCATAAAAGGTAAGCTTGGTGGTAGTGGAGATGTAATGTATAGAGAGTTTACTATACCGATGTTTGGGGATAAAAATGCATTGGCTGTTTATATTGATGGTTTAGTTGGTGCTAAAGAGATAGATGACATCCTACTAAGACCTCTTATGTCGAGAAAAAATGAAAGCATAAATCCTCAAGACAATAATGCCTTAGATCAATTGATAAGTAAAGGGGTTATATCTAAATCCGTTACTACATCAAAAGATTTTGAGAAACTCCTCGATAGCTTATTAGCTGGGGATACTATTGTTTTTATAGATACTATAGATCAAGGTATGATTATATCAACTCGTGGATTTCAGATGAGAAGTTTAGCAGAACCAAGCAATGAAGCTAGCATAAGAGGAGCGAAAGATAGTTTTATAGAAAGCATTAGAGCTAATACTGCATTAATTAGAAGACGAATTAGGGATTATGATTTGAGATTTGACTCATTAAAGGTAGGGGAAAGAACTAAAACTGATATTGCTTTAGCTTATATAGATTCAATTGTAAACAAAGATGTGTTAAAAGAATTAAATGACAGGTTAAATAGAATTGATATTGATGCTGTTTTGGATAGTGCGTATATAGAGGAAATGATAGAAGATTCTCCTTTTTCTTTGTTTCCGCAAATTGAAGTAACTGAGAGACCAGATAAAGCATGTGCTTCAATACTAGAAGGAAAAATAATTGTAATTGTTGATAATAGCCCTTTTGTCTTGATATTACCTGTTGTATTTTGGCAGTTTTTTCAGGCATCGGACGATTATTATGAAAGATTTCAAATAGCCACTTTTTTAAGATGGTTAAGAGTAGGTGCATTGGTTATGTCGATGACGCTTTCATCTATATATGTTATGCTAGTTTCTTTCCATCAGGAGATGCTGCCTACACCATTAGCTTTGAATATTGCCTCATCTAGAGAAGGGGTACCTTTTCCAGCAATTCTGGAAGCAATGTTTATGGAAGTTATGTTTGAAATTATGAGGGAAGCAGGATTACGTATGCCTAAGCCAATAGGGCAGGCTGTAGGTATTGTTGGAGCTCTTGTAATTGGTGAAGCAGCAGTTAATGCAGGGCTTGTAGGTCCACTACTTGTTATTATGGTAGCAGGCTCGGCAATAAGTTCCTTTGCAATACCTGCTTATAGTGCTTCCTATTCCTTGCGACTAACGAGATTTTTTATTCTTATTTGTACTGGAATCTTTGGAATTTTAGGATTCTTGGGCTCAGGTATCTTTATAACACTTCACTTATTATCACTACGTTCGTTTGGGGTGCAGTTCTTAGGGACATTAGATCCAGTACTTTCTAGAGGTAGAAGGGATACGTTGTTTAAGGCGCCATTATGGGCTATGAAAAAACGATCTTCTATTTATGGATCACAAGAAGCGTATAGGCAGTCTAAGAAAGGAAATAAACCAGAGAAGCCAAAAAAATGA
- a CDS encoding GerAB/ArcD/ProY family transporter, whose protein sequence is MKAKISRLQYFFMIPNLIYGKAIGITSGIVVRKVGGDAWSAMLIGFLIGTLIVMLTSIIAIRLGEESIVQFTRKAMGPRSSYLLGIILGIYFAVAFTISSNVLMLHLKEYLLPQTPFLMLCIVYIALCTYGALLGIEVIIRFSFFGFIMTMLINITMILGTFRDFRVQNLQPIFDRGILANIIASPYVFLDISMIILSILIIYPMLNNKQKITKITVWGTLLGIISVIIWPVFETGVLGADVMKQFVVVCMQQVRSAELTQYLPRYELIMVSFFVWGLFVQSVVMLYCSMYSFKQSTRVKKDPLILMPLAIVCVFITNYLGKDHNDYIKFLANIWTPVSVILGVGLPLVLAIIMILRRRKLQ, encoded by the coding sequence TTGAAGGCAAAGATAAGTAGGTTACAGTATTTTTTTATGATTCCGAATCTTATTTACGGGAAGGCTATAGGGATAACTTCTGGAATAGTAGTAAGGAAAGTAGGCGGAGATGCCTGGAGTGCTATGTTAATTGGCTTTCTAATAGGGACTTTAATCGTGATGCTAACTAGTATAATTGCAATTAGACTTGGTGAAGAGAGTATAGTACAATTTACGAGAAAAGCAATGGGGCCAAGATCTTCATACCTACTTGGTATAATATTAGGTATATATTTTGCTGTAGCTTTCACTATCTCTTCAAATGTTCTTATGTTACATTTGAAAGAATATCTACTCCCTCAAACACCATTTTTAATGCTATGTATAGTATACATAGCATTATGTACGTATGGTGCATTGTTAGGAATAGAAGTAATAATTAGATTTTCTTTTTTTGGATTCATAATGACAATGTTAATAAATATAACTATGATACTTGGGACCTTTAGGGATTTTAGGGTTCAAAACTTGCAGCCAATATTTGATAGAGGAATATTAGCTAATATTATAGCTAGTCCATATGTCTTTCTTGATATATCAATGATTATATTATCAATACTGATTATATATCCAATGCTAAATAATAAGCAGAAGATTACTAAAATAACAGTATGGGGTACCCTGCTAGGAATAATTAGTGTTATAATATGGCCAGTTTTTGAGACAGGAGTCCTTGGCGCTGATGTAATGAAACAGTTTGTAGTAGTTTGTATGCAACAGGTAAGAAGTGCAGAATTAACGCAGTATTTACCTAGATATGAATTAATAATGGTTAGTTTTTTTGTTTGGGGTCTTTTTGTGCAGTCAGTTGTGATGCTGTACTGTTCAATGTATAGTTTCAAGCAATCAACAAGAGTAAAAAAAGATCCGTTGATATTGATGCCATTAGCTATAGTATGTGTATTTATTACTAATTATCTGGGAAAAGATCATAATGATTATATAAAATTTCTGGCTAATATATGGACGCCCGTATCTGTAATTTTAGGTGTAGGGTTACCTCTAGTTTTAGCAATAATAATGATTTTAAGAAGAAGAAAATTACAATAA
- a CDS encoding Ger(x)C family spore germination protein: MKKLRGLCVILEICITATLFQGCWDMREINELGLVMAVGIDKKDEDEFSVTVQVAKPNEAGGGNKGPSGEPMWVGTADGKTIFDAIRNVAKMSSRRIMWAHNNIIVIGENLARDSITPVVDFFTHNSELRMKTWIAVVKGEARPYIEAKTGMESIPALSLARLYKYGELPAKSIKSDMLTVFRDYKSDSQQPIISRLNMVTNASKKDTQVELAGSGVLKDDKLVGFLTPDETRGINFVREKVKSSIVSVALTLLNNKRVTVELHDIKTKIKSTVVGDTPQIVINISAVGEITEQDEVSNVSIDIFKKEVENLIQAKIKGDTEDAIKKLQTEFNSDVVAFGRFVHIQNKEQWDKTIKYKWNETFKKTAAKVNVKINIDSSSLYQIPIQNEKANGGEKVEGKDK; the protein is encoded by the coding sequence ATGAAGAAGCTTAGAGGATTATGTGTGATTTTAGAGATATGTATAACTGCAACGCTTTTTCAAGGTTGTTGGGATATGAGAGAAATCAATGAGTTAGGATTAGTTATGGCTGTTGGTATAGATAAAAAAGATGAAGATGAGTTTTCAGTAACCGTACAAGTGGCAAAACCTAATGAAGCTGGTGGAGGGAATAAAGGACCAAGTGGTGAACCTATGTGGGTAGGAACAGCGGATGGTAAGACGATTTTTGATGCAATAAGAAATGTTGCAAAGATGTCTTCTAGAAGAATCATGTGGGCTCACAATAATATTATCGTAATTGGAGAGAATCTTGCAAGAGATAGTATAACTCCAGTTGTAGATTTTTTCACACACAATAGTGAATTAAGAATGAAAACATGGATAGCTGTGGTAAAAGGAGAAGCGAGGCCGTATATCGAAGCAAAGACAGGTATGGAAAGTATTCCTGCATTATCTTTAGCTAGACTCTACAAATATGGTGAGTTACCTGCAAAAAGTATTAAATCTGACATGCTAACAGTTTTTAGAGATTATAAGAGTGATTCACAACAACCAATCATATCTCGGTTAAATATGGTAACTAATGCTTCTAAGAAAGACACTCAAGTTGAGTTAGCGGGTTCAGGAGTATTAAAAGATGATAAACTAGTAGGTTTCTTAACTCCAGATGAAACGAGAGGAATTAACTTTGTTAGGGAAAAAGTTAAAAGTTCCATAGTATCAGTTGCTTTAACCTTGTTAAACAATAAAAGGGTTACGGTAGAACTTCATGATATTAAAACAAAAATTAAATCTACAGTTGTTGGTGATACACCTCAGATTGTTATAAACATTAGCGCTGTAGGTGAGATTACTGAGCAAGATGAAGTATCCAATGTATCAATAGATATATTTAAAAAAGAAGTAGAAAATTTAATACAAGCAAAAATTAAAGGTGATACTGAAGATGCAATAAAAAAGCTTCAAACAGAATTTAATAGCGACGTAGTTGCCTTTGGAAGGTTTGTTCATATACAAAATAAAGAGCAGTGGGATAAAACTATTAAATATAAATGGAACGAAACTTTTAAAAAGACTGCAGCAAAAGTAAATGTAAAAATAAATATTGATTCAAGTTCTTTATATCAAATACCAATTCAAAACGAAAAAGCTAATGGAGGAGAAAAGGTTGAAGGCAAAGATAAGTAG
- a CDS encoding DUF2264 domain-containing protein, whose translation MVTIENKSDLVRLTEEFLQPMMSKFSEGKAYLNFGVTEAHYGKKVAGFEAFSRPLWAVFFSLVSGEELKELDCFIEGIKNGTNPKHNEYWGEVKDYSQKLVEMTVYGVGLIMAGDKLLSRFNEEEKANFLNWLSVEIQREVPDNNWHFFRVLVSIGLKKVGWKFDKKILEESLERIEEFYIGDGWYSDGLTNQRDYYISFAMHFYGLIYAKAMKKEDPERTKIFKRRAYIFAKDFIYWFDKEGKALPFGRSLTYRFAQCAFWSAVVYADLKPYSLGVMKGIILRHLRWWIKQPILSDEGLLTIGYGYGNISMAEEYNAPGSPYWAFKSFLILALKEDDEFWTVKEEPLPRLDEIHTIKPAYMILNHDEGSKHVFCLTSGQYANFEPNHTQEKYTKFAYSNHFGFNISKDNYSIEKFAFDSTLALSERDNYYRARRRCDRIKIEGNTIFSEWHPWEDVRVQTWLIALGQWHVRIHKINTKRKLDIIEGGFPVVAVESRDSYVDKEYFICNGENGISAIVDLLNNRDVLCKYTPPNANIIYPSKMKIPGLYANIDVGGYIFGSAVLAHPDEDTFQELWKNMPSLSISKDSVEVVYNDLVTSIKL comes from the coding sequence ATGGTCACTATTGAAAATAAATCTGATTTAGTAAGGTTGACAGAAGAGTTTCTGCAGCCAATGATGAGTAAGTTTTCAGAAGGCAAAGCATATTTAAATTTTGGGGTTACAGAAGCTCATTATGGTAAAAAAGTAGCTGGCTTTGAAGCTTTTTCGAGACCTTTATGGGCAGTGTTTTTTAGTCTGGTAAGCGGAGAAGAATTAAAAGAGCTAGATTGCTTTATTGAAGGAATTAAAAACGGTACTAATCCTAAACATAATGAGTATTGGGGCGAGGTGAAAGACTACTCGCAGAAACTGGTTGAGATGACTGTATATGGAGTAGGGTTAATAATGGCTGGTGATAAACTGTTATCTCGCTTTAATGAAGAAGAGAAAGCGAATTTTTTAAATTGGCTCAGTGTAGAGATACAAAGAGAAGTGCCTGATAACAACTGGCATTTCTTTAGAGTACTTGTTTCTATAGGACTAAAGAAAGTAGGATGGAAATTTGATAAAAAAATTTTAGAAGAAAGCTTGGAACGCATCGAAGAGTTTTATATAGGTGATGGGTGGTATTCAGATGGTCTAACAAACCAGAGAGATTATTATATATCTTTTGCAATGCATTTTTATGGACTTATATATGCTAAGGCTATGAAGAAAGAAGATCCAGAGAGAACTAAAATATTTAAGCGAAGAGCATATATTTTTGCCAAAGATTTTATTTACTGGTTCGATAAAGAAGGAAAAGCACTTCCTTTTGGAAGAAGCCTAACTTATAGATTTGCACAATGTGCTTTTTGGAGTGCTGTAGTATATGCAGACTTGAAGCCTTATTCGTTAGGTGTAATGAAGGGAATTATATTAAGACATTTAAGATGGTGGATAAAGCAGCCTATACTTTCCGATGAAGGGTTATTAACAATTGGATATGGGTATGGAAATATATCTATGGCTGAGGAGTATAATGCACCAGGATCTCCTTATTGGGCATTTAAGAGCTTTTTAATATTAGCGTTAAAAGAAGATGATGAATTTTGGACAGTGAAAGAAGAGCCTTTGCCGAGACTTGATGAAATACACACTATTAAACCAGCGTATATGATATTAAACCATGACGAAGGCTCAAAACACGTATTCTGCTTGACTTCAGGACAATATGCAAATTTTGAGCCTAACCATACTCAAGAAAAGTATACAAAGTTTGCATATTCCAACCATTTTGGGTTTAATATTTCTAAAGATAATTATAGCATTGAAAAGTTTGCATTTGATTCTACATTAGCTTTAAGCGAAAGAGATAATTATTATAGAGCGAGGCGTAGATGTGATAGGATTAAAATAGAAGGAAATACTATTTTTTCAGAATGGCATCCGTGGGAAGATGTAAGGGTGCAAACTTGGTTAATTGCTTTGGGACAATGGCATGTGAGAATTCATAAAATCAATACCAAGAGAAAGCTTGATATCATAGAAGGCGGATTTCCAGTAGTAGCAGTGGAGTCACGAGATAGTTATGTAGATAAAGAATATTTCATTTGTAATGGAGAAAATGGGATTTCAGCAATAGTAGATTTACTTAATAATAGAGATGTATTATGTAAGTATACGCCCCCAAATGCCAATATTATATATCCAAGCAAGATGAAGATTCCGGGATTATATGCAAATATAGATGTAGGTGGGTATATTTTTGGTTCAGCTGTGCTCGCACATCCAGATGAAGATACTTTTCAAGAGTTGTGGAAAAACATGCCTTCTTTATCAATTAGTAAAGATTCTGTGGAAGTGGTTTACAATGATTTAGTTACTAGTATAAAGTTATAA